In Rattus rattus isolate New Zealand chromosome 9, Rrattus_CSIRO_v1, whole genome shotgun sequence, a genomic segment contains:
- the Sec14l1 gene encoding SEC14-like protein 1, producing MVQKYQSPVRVYKHPFELIMAAYERRFPTCPLIPMFVDSDTVSEFKSEDGAIHVIERRCKLDIDAPRLLKKIAGVDYVYFVQKNSLNSRDRTLHIEAHNETFSNRVIIHEHCCYTVHPENEDWTCFEQSASLDIKSFFGFESTVEKIAMKHYTSNIKKGKEIIEYYLRQLEEEGITFVPRWTPPPTGPSSETCSSSKNQATSAAVLVPDAAAVKEGLSGEVLSSPGTVAEPVVGTPDDKLDADYIKRYLGDLTPLQESCLIRLRQWLQETHKGKIPKDEHILRFLRARDFNIDKAREIMCQSLTWRKQHQVDYILDTWTPPQVLQDYYAGGWHHHDKDGRPLYVLRLGQMDTKGLVRALGEEALLRYVLSINEEGLRRCEENTKVFGRPISSWTCLVDLEGLNMRHLWRPGVKALLRIIEVVEANYPETLGRLLILRAPRVFPVLWTLVSPFIDDNTRRKFLIYAGNDYQGPGGLLDYIDKEIIPDFLSGECMCDVPEGGLVPKSLYRTPEELENEDLKLWTETIYQSASVFKGAPHEILIQIVDAASVITWDFDVCKGDIVFNIYHSKRSPQPPKKDSLGAHSITSPGGNNVQLIDKVWQLGRDYSMVESPLICKEGESVQGSHVTRWPGFYILQWKFHTMPACAATNLPRVDDVLASLQVSSHKCKVMYYTEVIGSEDFRGSMTSLESSHSGFSQLSAATTSSSQSHSSSMISRWRFC from the exons gCCTATGAGAGGAGGTTTCCTACATGTCCTTTGATTCCAATGTTCGTGGACAGTGACACCGTGAGTGAGTTCAAGAGTGAGGATGGGGCTATTCATGTCATCGAGAGGCGCTGCAAGCTGGATATAGACGCACCCAGGCTGTTGAAGAAG ATCGCAGGAGTCGATTACGTTTATTTTGTCCAGAAAAACTCCCTGAATTCTCGAGATCGCACTTTACACATCGAGGCCCACAATGAGACGTTTTCTAACCGGGTCATCATCCATGAACACTGCTGCTATACG GTTCACCCTGAGAATGAAGACTGGACCTGTTTCGAACAGTCTGCAAGTTTAGATATCAAATCCTTCTTTGGTTTTGAAAGTACAGTGGAAAAAATTGCCATGAAACATTATACAAGCAACATTAAAAAA GGGAAAGAGATCATCGAGTACTACCTGCGCCAGCTGGAGGAGGAAGGCATCACCTTCGTGCCCCGCTGGACACCGCCCCCCACAGGGCCCTCATCAGAAACATGTTCATCCAGCAAGAATCAAGCCACATCCGCAGCTGTCCTTGTcccagatgctgctgctgtcAAGGAGGGGCTGAGTGGGGAGGTCCTCAGCAGCCCAGGGACAGTGGCTGAGCCCGTGGTGGGAACCCCTGACG ACAAACTGGATGCCGACTACATCAAGAGATACTTGGGCGACCTGACTCCCCTCCAGGAGAGCTGCCTCATTAGACTTCGCCAGTGGCTCCAGGAAACACATAAGGGCAAA ATCCCAAAGGATGAGCACATTCTTCGGTTTCTGCGCGCCAGAGACTTCAATATTGACAAGGCCAGGGAGATCATGTGCCAGTCCTTAACCTGGAGGAAGCAGCACCAGGTGGACTACATCCTGGACACGTGGACTCCGCCCCAGGTCCTTCAGGACTACTATGCCGGGGGCTGGCATCACCATGACAAAG ATGGCCGGCCGCTGTATGTGCTCAGGCTGGGGCAGATGGACACCAAAGGTCTGGTGCGAGCTCTCGGGGAGGAAGCCCTGCTGCGTTAC GTTCTTTCCATAAACGAAGAAGGCCTGAGGCGGTGTGAAGAAAATACCAAAGTCTTCGGCCGGCCAATCAG CTCATGGACCTGCTTGGTGGACCTTGAAGGACTGAACATGCGCCATCTGTGGAGACCGGGCGTCAAGGCCTTGCTGCGCATCATCGAGGTGGTGGAGGCCAACTACCCGGAGACGCTGGGCCGCCTCCTCATCCTCCGAGCCCCCAGGGTCTTCCCTGTCCTCTGGACTCTG GTTAGTCCTTTCATTGATGACAACACCAGAAGGAAGTTCCTCATCTATGCAGGAAATGACTACCAGGGCCCTGGAGGCCTGCTGGACTACATCGATAAAGAGATTATTCCCGATTTCCTGAGTGGCGAGTGCATG tgtgatGTACCAGAGGGCGGGCTGGTCCCCAAATCCCTGTACAGGACTCCCGAGGAGCTGGAGAACGAGGACCTGAAGCTCTGGACGGAGACCATCTACCAGTCTGCCAGCGTGTTCAAAGGAGCCCCACATGAG ATTCTCATTCAGATTGTGGATGCTGCCTCAGTGATCACCTGGGATTTTGATGTGTGCAAAGGCGACATCGTCTTTAATATTTATCACTCCAAGAGGTCTCCCCAGCCACCCAAAAAGGACTCGCTGGGGGCCCACAGCATCACCTCTCCAGGGGGGAACAACGTGCAGCTCATAGACAAAGTCTGGCAGCTGGGCCGGGACTACAGCATGGTGGAGTCTCCTCTGATCTGCAAAGAAGGAGAGAGTGTGCAG GGGTCCCATGTGACCAGGTGGCCGGGCTTCTACATCCTACAGTGGAAATTCCACACCATGCCAGCCTGTGCTGCCACTAACCTACCCCGAGTGGACGACGTGCTGGCTTCCCTGCAGGTCTCCTCGCACAAGTGCAAAGTGATGTACTACACAGAAGTGATCGGCTCTGAGGATTTCAG AGGCTCCATGACCAGCCTGGAGTCCAGCCACAGTGGGTTCTCACAGCTCAGTGCCGCCACCACCTCCTCCAGCCAATCGCACTCCAGCTCCATGATTTCCAG ATGGCGATTTTGCTGA